In Coffea arabica cultivar ET-39 chromosome 9e, Coffea Arabica ET-39 HiFi, whole genome shotgun sequence, the genomic window CTGATGATGAGCTCATTTCTATCTTTAGTACTGTCCAGATAACATCATACTTGaactttattttccttttttattgttGGGGTGGGGGAGGGGGTGTAGTTGAAGGTTCAGATACCTACTAAGTAAAGTACCTtcagattaggaaaattttgggTAATATAGGTCACTTTGTGTTCGCAGACATAAAGCAGGCTTGCAATTTTAGAATTTACATGCGCATATTTGACCTTATAAGTTTAAGAACATAAAGATAAACAACACATTGGCATTGCTGGAAGGACAACGATAAAATGTAAAATGGAGAAGTATCATTCATGCTTCAAAAAGTGTATGATGCATCCATTTCCCATGGTTGCACTTCCTTTCATCAGTTCTCATGTGCATGAAGCGAACTGCTTCCTGTCCTTAAGGCAAGAATCTGAACTCTGACAAGATAGAACTCTTTGGCAGTATTGGAAGGATGATGGTGGAGTCTAAGATGAGCAAAATCTTTCATGCTTCAGAAAAGTTTATGATGCATCTGCTTGCCATCAGATCTGCGTGCTGCTGGGGCAGAAGTGCTTGATGTCTTTGAACATTGGCAACAGTCTGAACTCTTTGATAATTTTTGTGTGCAAGAATTGAAGCCAGACTCATGGCCAATTTTCAAATTCTTTCTAAACAAACCTTCATCATCTGGGAAGTCAAGCTTCTCAAACTCCTGTAGAAAATATACTTATTTGTTCAGATAGTGTAACATGTTTTACTCACTCCGAAGGGATTTATGTGCTAATACCAGATAAAACAAGTGCCAGAAGATTTTAATATCTGCTAATGTACTTACCATGGACTTTGTTTTGTAGTAGGGAGTTAGGCAGGGATTCAGATCTTTGAGAAACATGTCATCTGGACTGCCGGGTGCTGTATGATCACCAGAACTGAACTCCTGATCATATTGCAGAATATATAAAGTAACTGCTTCATGAATAGGTAGAAGAAAAAGATAACTCAAAATAGACATCCCGAATTTGAAGTGTGAACAATCCTTTACAAAGTTGAACAAGCTGAACTCTCGATCGTAGTGCAGATAGATAGCATAACTACTTCAGCAGTACAGTTGAATAAAcagaaggaaaaatgaatgcaATGAACTCCTGATCATATTGCAGATTGATGGCATAACTACTTCAGTAGTACAGTTgaatagaaagaaagaaaaatgaaagcaaTGATACAGTGTTGCATGTTACTACCATCAGCGCTCAGAGTGTGATATACATCCCTCGTACATCCTCTACCATATAGTGCAAGATATTCTGCTTTCATGACTCAAGATAGAATTACTTTGTTTCTCTCAAGACAAATTAACATGCAATGAACTACCATCAGATTTTATAGATCACTCAAATGATGATGCACAAGTATACTGGTTAACTGATAATTGGTCAACACAATCATCAATCTTggtttcatatatatataaacatataaatatatatatatatatatatatatatatatatatatatatatatctgtttGGAATGATGTTCTAACCAGGGAATTAGTTGCCTCTTCGTGCTCATATGTTGGAGTCCTTGGAGAGCTATGATTATCAAAGCAGCCCCTCACTGAGCACTTGTCTGCCTTGACCTGTGCATATCACCAAGTGAGTGTTAAATTAACACTCATAAAGCCAAGTGCAGCACTCAAAACCCAGACTATAACACTAGCAAGGACCACCCATAAGGATGAGAACTAAAGTAAATCCTGAAACATACTGAACATGTGGGTTGGCTTTATCTGGATAGGTCATTTACTTACTTATAATCATTAACTACCATATAGTCGTAAATCTTAGATTACCGGACATATGCAGTTTAGGTTGCTTCCCAAAGTAATTCTTTCCATTTAGACAAGCACAGTTGTAAAGTTTCCTCCCATATTGGTAATATGAACTTTCATCCCAAAGCAAAGcaccttttccttttcataAGATTACAATTCTTCCCACTTATTTTCTACATTCTGCGTGTGGCACATAAACATTGTTGTGTAAAATTAGCAATACTGCAGCATCAGCCTAACCTGAATCATACAAGAATATGAGTGTTACCTCTGCAAGACCCTCAGCAAGGCACTGTAGTTGCCCTGTAAGAGAAGTGACCTGCCTCTGCAAACCAGGGATAAGTTGTTTCGCCTCCTTTAGTTCTGAACCTTGTTTAGCCAGGAGCTCCTGCAGTTGTGAGTTCATCACATCTGGAAACAGAATCGCACTTTTCAGGGACTTTATCTCTTCCCTTTGCTTCAAGCACAAATCCTTCAGCTTTTCAACCTATAAAATTAGCCATTAGTAACAAATGCCCAGATATGGCTCACCCGCAAATCCTCAATTTTGAGCTCAGCTGTCGAGAAATAAAGCTTGAAAATGATTaaacaccaccaccaccaccaccaccacccaatatgaaacaaaatcaaTACAAAAGAATAGTCTGTGGTTGTCGGGTCCCAATCTAGAACTGTATTAATCTACAATAGTCAATTCAGAAAGGCCAGATCGAATTTTTGGTATAAAGTACCAACAGTTTGATGAAAATAACTGTAGAAAGTCTTTACTTTTATGGTTGACTTATCCAATAATCATTTCATGAATGACAATTTCTAACTTTCCAGCAGAGCCCATATCTTAATCCCATTTGTTTTTTCGAACCTTCAGAATTTGCAGTGATGACAAAACTCCTtgatactactactactactaaacTCCTTGATACTACTACTAAAAGTTTCCCACTTCATGTGAAACTCACGATACAGCATACAAGGCTGCCATTCGTTCTGAAACACATAACAGAGTAGCATTTAACCACAACCCAACAGTATTAAGAACTTTACCCAACTAAAGTTCAGCCATTTGCCGCAAAGATCACatttttttaatccaaaaattccCACTGTGTGCACAGACTTTAGACATAGAAAATCATCCGAAAGAGTTAGTACTagttaagagagagagagagagattaatGATTGCCGTTATACCTCTCTGTTTTTGTCCTCGAGCATGAGCTTAAGCTCAGAAATCTGATTTTCCTGGTCTTTGTTCAAACTCAAGAGCTCCCTTTCACTCCTCAAAACCATGGCAAGAGTTCTGGTATTCCCTTTGACCTCAGTCAAGGCCTTCCTCTCGTTCAAGATCTTGCTCTCCTCGTTATTCCTCTTCCCCCCTTTGAACAACTTGTTCTGGAGAGCAGAGAGAGGGGTTGCCTTTTTGGCGGATGCGGGGGTTTTTTTGAGATCCTCAGCTAGGAATTCCGCAGCAATTGTCAGCTTGAGAGGTTCGTTGGTAGCAGAAGCCTTGCGGGATAATTTtctggaggaagaagaagagtgGGCGGATTTTGTTTCCATAAATTTCTTGACCATAGAGGTGAAgttgtggtggtggtggtgggtggAGCGGGCATTCTTGGTCTTGACGAGGGCCCGTGAGGAGGAAGGTGGAGTATGATTACTAGCGAGGAACAGGGTGTCAGTGGAGGAAGAGGGGTCGGATTTAGCGGAGGATCTGGGGCTGGAGGAggaggaaaggaaggaagaggaGGGAGTGTTGTAGCGGGAGGATGGCTGCTGCTTCAATGAACCCATTGTTGGGGGTTTGATTGTCTCTGTA contains:
- the LOC113710602 gene encoding uncharacterized protein; this translates as MGSLKQQPSSRYNTPSSSFLSSSSSPRSSAKSDPSSSTDTLFLASNHTPPSSSRALVKTKNARSTHHHHHNFTSMVKKFMETKSAHSSSSSRKLSRKASATNEPLKLTIAAEFLAEDLKKTPASAKKATPLSALQNKLFKGGKRNNEESKILNERKALTEVKGNTRTLAMVLRSERELLSLNKDQENQISELKLMLEDKNREVEKLKDLCLKQREEIKSLKSAILFPDVMNSQLQELLAKQGSELKEAKQLIPGLQRQVTSLTGQLQCLAEGLAEVKADKCSVRGCFDNHSSPRTPTYEHEEATNSLEFSSGDHTAPGSPDDMFLKDLNPCLTPYYKTKSMEFEKLDFPDDEGLFRKNLKIGHESGFNSCTQKLSKSSDCCQCSKTSSTSAPAARRSDGKQMHHKLF